In Gammaproteobacteria bacterium, the following are encoded in one genomic region:
- a CDS encoding NAD(P)-dependent alcohol dehydrogenase — translation MKSIQFDRYGSPDYLRFVEKAIPSPKPDEVLVKICASSINSWDWELLHARPFANRVMFGLFKPTRLKTLGIDIAGCVEKTGSEVKKFKVGDKVYGDLSACGMGGYAEYVAAPESALAHMPENISFEQAASVPQAALMSLQGLQQAGIRDGQHVLINGASGGSGTFAIQIAKTFDVEITGVCSGAKMDFVRSLGVDHVIDYQTQDYTRSGQQYDVIIDAQAHHGLRKCKRALSPGGSYVAHGGASGIIAKLILFGPLLSRIDNKKVAILFHKANKGLDEIGELLARGKITPVIDQVFPFDKTIDALRYYGDGLAKGKVVISME, via the coding sequence ATGAAGAGTATTCAATTCGACCGATACGGCTCTCCCGACTATTTGCGCTTTGTTGAGAAGGCGATACCCTCGCCGAAGCCCGACGAAGTGCTGGTTAAAATCTGCGCCTCCTCGATTAACTCCTGGGACTGGGAATTATTGCATGCCAGACCCTTCGCCAATCGCGTGATGTTTGGCTTGTTCAAGCCGACTCGCTTAAAGACGCTAGGAATAGATATTGCCGGGTGTGTCGAAAAAACCGGTAGCGAGGTGAAGAAGTTTAAGGTCGGCGACAAGGTATACGGTGATCTTTCTGCCTGTGGTATGGGAGGATACGCTGAGTATGTCGCTGCGCCTGAATCTGCGCTTGCACACATGCCGGAGAACATCAGCTTTGAACAGGCCGCCTCAGTTCCACAAGCTGCGTTGATGTCGCTCCAGGGTTTACAACAGGCAGGTATTCGCGATGGACAGCATGTATTGATAAACGGCGCATCGGGTGGCTCCGGCACCTTTGCGATACAGATCGCTAAAACGTTTGACGTAGAGATTACCGGTGTGTGTAGCGGCGCAAAAATGGATTTTGTACGCTCGCTAGGCGTTGACCATGTCATCGACTACCAGACGCAAGACTACACCCGAAGTGGGCAACAATACGATGTCATCATCGATGCCCAGGCGCATCATGGCTTACGTAAATGCAAACGTGCGCTGTCGCCCGGCGGTAGTTATGTTGCACATGGTGGGGCTAGCGGAATTATCGCAAAGCTCATACTTTTTGGTCCTTTGTTATCGCGTATAGACAACAAAAAAGTTGCCATACTTTTTCACAAGGCCAACAAAGGCCTGGATGAGATTGGCGAGTTGCTTGCCAGAGGCAAGATCACGCCTGTAATCGATCAAGTGTTTCCATTCGATAAAACAATTGATGCGTTACGCTATTATGGTGATGGTCTGGCGAAAGGTAAGGTAGTTATTTCGATGGAATGA
- a CDS encoding peroxiredoxin, translated as MLNPNQAAPDFSCANQNDTTVKLCDFAGKKTVVLYFYPKDDTPGCTIEANQFTALASEFAAIDTVILGVSKDDCASHRAFIDKYGLEVDLLADTDGELCAAYGVWQEKEKNGEKKMGIVRSTFVIDQSGQIIRAEYGVTADGHAQEILGWLKAREAASA; from the coding sequence ATGTTAAACCCTAACCAGGCCGCGCCAGACTTTAGCTGCGCCAATCAGAACGACACTACTGTTAAACTCTGTGATTTTGCGGGCAAAAAAACCGTTGTACTCTATTTCTATCCCAAAGACGATACACCGGGTTGCACCATCGAAGCAAACCAGTTCACCGCACTCGCCAGCGAATTCGCCGCTATTGATACCGTGATACTCGGCGTCAGTAAAGACGACTGCGCCAGCCACAGAGCATTTATCGACAAATACGGACTGGAAGTGGATTTACTCGCCGACACCGATGGTGAGTTATGCGCAGCCTACGGCGTGTGGCAGGAAAAAGAAAAGAACGGCGAAAAGAAAATGGGTATCGTACGTTCAACCTTCGTCATCGATCAAAGCGGGCAAATTATTCGTGCAGAATACGGCGTTACCGCCGATGGTCATGCGCAGGAGATATTGGGGTGGTTGAAGGCAAGGGAAGCGGCGAGTGCATAG
- a CDS encoding disulfide bond formation protein B: MIFAAWLIAAFSTLSSLFFSEVMDLIPCVLCWYQRIFMFPLAIILLVALFPLDTRVVRYTLPITFIGMLFAFYHILLFYGVIPESLQPCGKGISCADVSMELFGFLPIPILAFIAFLSIFVLLFNTRKQA; the protein is encoded by the coding sequence ATGATATTTGCCGCCTGGCTAATCGCGGCATTCTCGACGCTGAGTAGTCTGTTTTTCAGCGAGGTAATGGATCTTATCCCGTGTGTGTTGTGCTGGTATCAGCGTATTTTTATGTTTCCGCTGGCGATCATTTTATTGGTAGCGCTGTTTCCACTGGATACGCGTGTGGTGAGATACACACTGCCGATTACGTTTATCGGAATGTTATTTGCGTTCTATCATATTTTGCTATTTTATGGCGTGATACCGGAAAGCCTGCAACCGTGCGGCAAAGGTATCTCATGCGCCGATGTCAGCATGGAATTGTTTGGATTCTTGCCGATACCGATACTCGCTTTTATCGCCTTTTTGTCGATTTTCGTTTTGTTGTTTAACACCAGGAAGCAAGCATGA
- a CDS encoding DsbA family protein, with protein sequence MNKNIMIYAAIFIMSVGFSLAAYFYTTQQQTATTELAASNADALAPAHAMRKGSPDAKVTIVEFFDPACGTCKQFHPVIKELLNKFPTQINVVMRYSPFHQGSDEMVAILEASRKQSQFWNVLDIMFETQDSWVSNHVAHPELFWGYLKGYGIDADRLQQDMQDPKIVDVIQRDLADGETLKVEKTPTFFVNGKPLPSFGFDQFWALVKSELEANY encoded by the coding sequence ATGAACAAAAACATCATGATTTACGCCGCCATCTTCATTATGAGCGTAGGCTTTTCCCTCGCCGCGTATTTTTATACCACGCAGCAACAGACAGCCACTACAGAATTGGCTGCGTCAAACGCCGACGCACTCGCGCCGGCTCATGCCATGCGCAAAGGCAGCCCCGATGCCAAAGTGACCATCGTCGAATTCTTTGATCCGGCATGTGGCACGTGTAAACAATTTCATCCCGTCATCAAAGAATTGTTAAACAAATTTCCGACGCAGATTAATGTCGTCATGCGTTACTCTCCCTTCCATCAGGGTTCGGATGAAATGGTTGCCATATTGGAGGCCTCACGCAAGCAATCACAATTCTGGAACGTATTAGACATCATGTTTGAAACACAGGATTCCTGGGTCAGCAATCACGTCGCCCACCCCGAACTGTTCTGGGGTTATCTAAAAGGCTATGGCATCGACGCCGATCGCCTCCAGCAAGACATGCAAGACCCGAAGATCGTCGACGTTATTCAACGAGATCTTGCGGATGGAGAGACACTCAAAGTTGAAAAGACTCCGACGTTTTTTGTAAACGGCAAGCCATTACCGAGTTTTGGCTTTGATCAGTTTTGGGCGTTGGTGAAGAGTGAGTTGGAAGCGAATTATTAG
- a CDS encoding transporter substrate-binding domain-containing protein: protein MNKINRLFHKEKWGASRYKKSRKTHAINNMPYFTCSQTQVRRQPHLQVLLSISFLFVLLALSNNIFAEQTALSPEEQDWLHTHAELRLGVDPGWPPFDFVNQNGQHDGIAADYLRLLARNLQIEFRLTRDISWKDVLDKAEKREIDIVSLAQTTPSREAYLHFTDPVISSPWVIINRRGETIYNDLGAVGKRKIAMVKGYAIVELSRLSFPNLEIVQVDNSLEGLKMVATGKIEAFVENLTTASYLIRSHGLINLQVGGDAGLGLQELRFSIRSDWPEFVSIFNKQLATISQDEKSRILSKWVGSQATQSERTNVDNLSKTELPTSAIVFFFIIVVFCLYLLHLSRQEKLFLQFGTPRFKVLVSLFIGGFIIVLFTVSWWVVDQNRKNTLATLAGTLETVRDTTSEGLIVWIQNRSTFLSHIGTESSVVDFTQALLRLEANKDTILKSTALAEARKFFQHEAGIFHDLGFFIIDRNAISIASARDTNIGTKNLIAIQRPELLERIFQGEAIFVPAVYSDVALDKNEPSNRRPPTMFIGAPVKDKNGHIIAAITQRLDPREQFSQMLQLGRIGETGETYAIDAKGLLISQSRYVDQLRTIGLLTENQDAVLSIEIRNPRGNMLEGFRPGVERSQLPLTHMASSVLKKEQKTNVQGYLDYRGVPVYGSWRWLDELGIGVTTEIDVDEALASFYNNRQIIYGSLGISLLLSVSALIFTIRTGTRSTQLLKQSHDELEATVAQRTQEIREAQAIEKDRAIALEQLASGKPLCEVLSFLIEGLERSNKHGLLCTIHLYDEPSQTLLHCAAPNLPDRVNKAMSCVDVTQTTCVCGVAVFSGKPVIAKDIESHPDCTAYREFARDANLGACWSYPVLSSSNRVLGTLTGYYPEKREPDENEIELILSSANLAGIAIEKKQSEAALIEAKKQAEQASKAKSEFLSSMSHELRTPLNAIMGFSQLLLLDDESELHKENYNEIYKAGDHLLTLINEILDLAKIESGKVSLSIETVNITTAIGEVLSLVTPLAKQQGVSIHHSTQQDYHIQADYSRIKQVLLNLLSNAIKYNQKNGSVEIRYQTTKDKHLRIEVVDTGIGLSPEQITALFSPFERVGAENSHVEGTGIGLVITKNLVELMGGKIGVESDKGKGSRFWVELPVGDNLN, encoded by the coding sequence TTGAACAAAATAAATCGACTGTTTCATAAAGAAAAATGGGGCGCTTCCCGATATAAGAAGTCACGGAAGACTCATGCAATCAACAACATGCCCTATTTCACCTGTAGCCAAACCCAAGTACGTCGGCAGCCCCACCTGCAGGTTCTACTCAGCATTTCATTTCTGTTCGTACTGCTCGCCTTATCCAATAACATTTTTGCTGAGCAAACCGCGTTATCGCCTGAAGAACAAGACTGGTTACATACACACGCTGAACTAAGACTCGGTGTTGACCCAGGCTGGCCGCCGTTTGACTTCGTCAATCAAAATGGGCAGCACGATGGTATTGCTGCCGACTACTTGAGGCTATTAGCCCGAAATCTCCAGATAGAATTCAGGCTCACGCGCGATATAAGCTGGAAAGACGTCCTGGACAAGGCAGAAAAGCGCGAAATCGATATTGTGTCACTGGCACAAACAACTCCGAGCCGTGAAGCCTATCTTCATTTTACTGATCCCGTTATTTCCTCACCATGGGTAATCATTAATCGGCGAGGTGAAACCATATACAACGATCTCGGCGCTGTCGGTAAGCGCAAGATTGCCATGGTAAAAGGCTACGCTATTGTCGAGTTGAGTAGGCTCAGTTTTCCAAACCTGGAAATTGTACAGGTCGATAACAGTCTGGAAGGGCTCAAAATGGTAGCAACCGGCAAGATCGAAGCCTTTGTCGAGAATCTTACTACGGCTAGCTATCTCATACGCTCACACGGGCTGATCAATCTACAAGTCGGTGGGGATGCAGGCCTCGGCCTACAAGAATTGCGATTTAGCATCCGTTCTGACTGGCCTGAGTTCGTCAGCATTTTTAACAAACAACTGGCGACAATCTCTCAAGACGAAAAAAGCCGGATATTGAGCAAGTGGGTCGGCTCGCAAGCTACGCAGTCTGAGAGAACAAATGTTGATAACCTCAGCAAAACAGAACTTCCGACTAGCGCAATTGTATTTTTCTTCATTATTGTCGTTTTTTGTCTGTATCTACTGCACCTCTCGCGCCAGGAAAAATTGTTTCTTCAATTTGGAACGCCGCGTTTTAAAGTCCTCGTATCACTTTTTATTGGTGGTTTTATCATTGTACTGTTCACCGTGTCCTGGTGGGTTGTTGATCAAAATAGGAAGAACACATTAGCCACTCTTGCAGGGACTCTCGAAACCGTACGTGATACAACATCCGAAGGTCTGATCGTTTGGATACAAAACCGCAGCACCTTCCTGAGCCACATCGGCACTGAATCTTCCGTGGTTGATTTTACCCAGGCATTGCTAAGATTGGAGGCGAACAAAGACACCATACTCAAATCGACAGCCCTGGCAGAGGCGAGAAAATTCTTCCAACATGAAGCGGGAATATTTCACGACCTGGGATTTTTCATTATCGATCGCAACGCGATTAGTATTGCGTCTGCGCGTGATACTAATATAGGAACGAAAAATCTAATCGCAATACAACGACCCGAGTTACTTGAGCGTATTTTTCAAGGAGAGGCGATATTCGTACCTGCGGTTTATTCTGACGTCGCTTTGGATAAGAATGAACCCTCTAACCGCAGACCACCGACGATGTTTATCGGAGCCCCCGTAAAAGATAAGAATGGCCATATTATCGCTGCGATCACGCAACGCCTGGACCCAAGAGAGCAGTTTTCACAAATGTTACAACTGGGAAGAATCGGCGAAACTGGCGAAACCTATGCCATCGATGCGAAAGGCCTATTGATCTCACAAAGCCGATATGTTGATCAATTGCGTACCATTGGTTTGCTAACCGAAAATCAAGACGCCGTTCTATCGATAGAAATTCGTAATCCACGGGGCAATATGCTGGAAGGTTTTCGTCCAGGTGTAGAAAGATCTCAACTTCCTCTTACGCATATGGCCAGTTCAGTTCTCAAAAAGGAACAAAAAACGAATGTTCAAGGGTATCTGGATTATCGTGGCGTGCCAGTATACGGTTCCTGGCGTTGGCTAGACGAACTGGGTATTGGTGTAACAACCGAAATTGATGTTGACGAGGCACTCGCCAGTTTTTACAACAATCGACAAATAATATATGGCTCGCTTGGGATATCGCTACTTCTTTCCGTTAGTGCGCTAATTTTTACGATACGAACGGGAACACGCTCGACGCAATTGTTGAAACAATCTCACGACGAACTAGAGGCAACCGTAGCCCAACGTACACAGGAAATTCGTGAGGCGCAGGCGATAGAGAAAGATCGTGCTATTGCATTAGAGCAACTTGCTTCGGGAAAACCATTGTGTGAGGTATTGTCATTTCTGATAGAGGGCTTAGAGCGTTCAAACAAGCACGGTCTGTTGTGCACGATTCATTTATATGACGAACCATCGCAAACACTTCTGCATTGTGCTGCCCCCAATCTACCGGATCGCGTGAATAAGGCAATGAGTTGTGTTGACGTTACACAAACGACATGCGTTTGCGGCGTAGCCGTTTTTAGCGGTAAACCTGTCATTGCCAAAGATATCGAATCTCACCCCGACTGTACCGCCTATCGAGAATTCGCGCGTGATGCCAATCTCGGTGCTTGCTGGTCGTACCCGGTTCTCTCCTCCAGTAACAGGGTCCTGGGAACACTCACCGGCTATTACCCGGAAAAACGGGAACCTGATGAAAATGAAATCGAACTCATACTCAGTTCTGCCAACCTCGCCGGTATCGCCATCGAAAAGAAGCAATCGGAGGCCGCACTCATTGAAGCGAAAAAACAAGCCGAACAGGCAAGCAAGGCCAAGTCAGAATTTCTCTCCAGCATGAGTCATGAACTACGCACACCGCTAAATGCGATTATGGGTTTTAGCCAATTGTTATTACTGGATGACGAGAGTGAACTACACAAGGAAAACTACAACGAAATCTACAAGGCCGGAGACCACTTGTTGACCTTGATCAATGAAATACTCGATCTGGCCAAAATAGAATCCGGCAAGGTATCGCTATCGATAGAAACAGTGAATATCACTACGGCTATCGGAGAGGTGCTTTCCCTGGTCACGCCACTGGCAAAACAACAAGGCGTTAGCATACATCATTCTACGCAACAGGATTACCACATACAGGCAGACTACAGTCGCATCAAACAAGTCTTGCTAAATCTCCTCTCGAATGCGATTAAGTACAATCAGAAGAATGGTAGCGTTGAGATACGCTATCAAACAACCAAAGACAAACATCTGCGTATCGAAGTTGTCGATACCGGCATAGGCCTGTCGCCAGAACAAATAACTGCCTTATTCTCACCATTCGAAAGAGTCGGCGCGGAAAATTCACACGTCGAGGGCACAGGTATTGGGCTGGTTATCACCAAGAATTTGGTGGAACTGATGGGTGGCAAGATCGGTGTTGAGTCGGACAAGGGGAAAGGGAGTAGGTTTTGGGTTGAGTTGCCGGTGGGAGATAATCTGAACTAG
- a CDS encoding type II toxin-antitoxin system VapC family toxin: protein MICIDTNVLLRYLLQDDDKQAKKANALIEGKRKVLITDIVLVETLWTLKGRKYCLDRKSILLVVEQLFKEPNIVFEDSNAVWQTLQTLTNTELTSANKKNREMDFSDVLIVEKAKRVCVRKGDEYYATYSFDQALQQLDGVMSP, encoded by the coding sequence GTGATTTGTATCGATACCAATGTGTTACTCCGTTATCTGTTACAGGATGACGACAAGCAGGCGAAAAAAGCCAATGCCTTGATCGAGGGGAAAAGGAAAGTACTGATAACGGACATTGTTCTTGTAGAAACACTGTGGACGCTGAAGGGGCGAAAGTATTGCCTGGATCGTAAATCCATTTTGCTCGTGGTCGAACAGCTATTCAAAGAGCCAAATATTGTATTTGAAGACAGTAATGCCGTCTGGCAAACCTTGCAAACGCTAACAAATACGGAACTAACAAGCGCAAATAAAAAGAACCGTGAGATGGATTTCTCCGACGTGTTGATCGTCGAAAAAGCGAAACGCGTTTGTGTAAGAAAGGGAGATGAATATTACGCCACATATTCATTTGACCAGGCTTTGCAGCAGCTTGATGGGGTGATGAGCCCGTAG
- a CDS encoding AbrB/MazE/SpoVT family DNA-binding domain-containing protein, which translates to MARVSAKRQITIPIDLCLQADIHPGDEVDAYIFNGQITIVKKQKGAAKGMLRHVKADRRMSDEQSLQSAIEEKSKDKK; encoded by the coding sequence ATGGCACGTGTGAGCGCCAAGCGGCAAATTACTATTCCGATCGACTTGTGTTTGCAAGCAGATATCCATCCTGGTGACGAAGTGGACGCGTATATTTTTAACGGACAGATAACCATAGTAAAGAAACAAAAAGGCGCAGCCAAAGGCATGCTGAGACATGTGAAAGCGGATCGTCGGATGAGCGATGAGCAATCATTGCAAAGTGCAATCGAAGAAAAAAGCAAGGACAAGAAGTGA
- a CDS encoding ArsR family transcriptional regulator, which yields MKSSLSELLFKDYRRHVLGLLLLNPENSYHVREIARLTGTSAGTLHKELTKLAETGLLLKELLGNQVVYQANTYCPIFLELVSIMKKLSIGGDSQRELEQPQMDALVNQYRSQILALSGFLVDVSDLVHLKVDVVTENSLHPKIRKKVLREARSL from the coding sequence ATGAAATCATCACTGTCGGAATTGCTGTTCAAGGATTACCGCCGACACGTACTTGGTTTGCTGCTATTAAATCCAGAAAATAGCTATCACGTGCGGGAAATCGCCCGTTTGACCGGGACCAGTGCTGGTACGCTGCACAAGGAACTAACTAAACTGGCAGAGACGGGTTTGTTGCTGAAAGAGTTGCTTGGTAATCAGGTGGTCTATCAGGCGAATACGTACTGTCCGATTTTTCTGGAGCTGGTGAGTATCATGAAGAAACTGTCGATCGGCGGCGATTCGCAGCGCGAGCTTGAGCAACCGCAAATGGATGCCTTGGTCAATCAATATCGGAGTCAGATTTTAGCGCTGTCTGGTTTTCTGGTGGATGTGAGCGACTTGGTGCATCTGAAGGTGGACGTGGTTACCGAAAATTCCCTGCATCCAAAAATTCGCAAGAAGGTTCTGCGTGAGGCCAGAAGTTTATGA
- a CDS encoding type I restriction-modification system subunit M, giving the protein MSASEIVNKVWNYAHVLRDDGVGYGDYVEQITYLIFLKMADERETAGQQVQVPTKFNWGHLVKLDGDDLELQYRHTLENLGKQGGMLGTIFRKAQNKIQDPAKLERLIKMIDKEQWSTLPADVKGDIYEGLLERNAQDVKGGAGQYFTPRPLIQAMVEVMQPKPTDTVADPACGTGGFLLAAHDYMAAQATSKKEQRHLKEHALRGNDIVDSVVRLCAMNLYLHGIGGDECPISANDALAKEVGDDRVDMVLANPPFGKKSSITVINEKTGKKEQEKLVYEREDFWATTSNKQLNFVQHIANMLKIDGKAAVVVPDNVLFEGGAGETVRKNLLERTDLHTLLRLPTGIFYAQGVKANVIFFDAKPASKTAWTKKLWVYDYRTNVHMTLKTKRLVKSDFDEFIECYKAEDRSKRKATWSDKPDSGQKNAGMTGRWRSFTYDELVARDKTNLDIFWLKDESLEDTENLPPPHVLAQEIVEQLEAALEEFRSVEEVLAGNGELN; this is encoded by the coding sequence ATGAGCGCATCAGAAATAGTAAACAAAGTCTGGAACTATGCCCACGTTTTACGTGACGATGGTGTGGGTTATGGGGATTATGTCGAACAGATTACCTATTTAATCTTCCTAAAAATGGCCGATGAGCGTGAAACCGCTGGTCAGCAAGTACAGGTGCCGACTAAATTCAACTGGGGCCATTTGGTGAAGCTCGATGGTGATGATTTAGAACTGCAATACCGCCATACCCTGGAAAACCTGGGTAAACAAGGCGGCATGTTAGGCACGATCTTCCGCAAGGCGCAAAACAAAATCCAGGACCCCGCCAAGCTGGAACGCCTGATAAAGATGATCGACAAGGAGCAGTGGTCCACCTTGCCGGCGGATGTGAAGGGCGACATCTATGAAGGCTTGTTGGAACGCAATGCGCAGGATGTGAAAGGCGGTGCCGGGCAATACTTTACCCCGCGCCCGTTAATCCAGGCGATGGTGGAGGTGATGCAACCCAAACCCACCGACACCGTGGCCGATCCCGCCTGTGGTACCGGCGGCTTTTTATTGGCCGCCCACGATTACATGGCGGCACAAGCCACCTCCAAAAAAGAACAACGTCATCTCAAAGAACACGCCTTACGCGGTAACGATATTGTCGATAGCGTGGTGCGTTTATGTGCCATGAACTTATACCTGCACGGTATCGGAGGCGATGAATGCCCGATTAGCGCCAATGATGCCCTGGCCAAAGAAGTGGGGGATGACCGAGTCGATATGGTCCTGGCCAATCCGCCCTTTGGTAAAAAGAGCTCCATTACCGTCATCAACGAAAAGACCGGTAAAAAAGAACAGGAAAAGCTGGTCTATGAGCGCGAAGACTTTTGGGCCACCACCTCCAACAAACAGCTCAACTTCGTGCAACACATCGCCAACATGCTCAAGATCGACGGCAAAGCCGCCGTGGTGGTGCCGGATAACGTCCTCTTCGAAGGCGGCGCCGGCGAAACCGTGCGCAAAAACCTGCTCGAACGCACCGATCTCCACACCTTACTGCGCCTGCCCACCGGCATCTTCTACGCCCAGGGCGTCAAGGCCAACGTCATCTTCTTCGACGCTAAACCCGCCTCCAAAACCGCCTGGACCAAAAAACTCTGGGTCTACGACTACCGCACCAATGTGCACATGACCCTGAAAACAAAACGCCTGGTGAAGAGTGATTTTGATGAGTTTATCGAGTGCTATAAAGCCGAAGACCGAAGCAAGCGCAAAGCGACATGGAGTGACAAACCGGATTCCGGCCAAAAGAATGCCGGAATGACAGGTAGGTGGCGTTCATTTACCTATGATGAGTTAGTTGCGCGGGATAAGACCAATCTGGATATCTTTTGGTTAAAAGACGAATCACTCGAAGACACCGAAAATCTTCCACCACCGCATGTGTTGGCGCAGGAGATAGTGGAGCAGTTAGAGGCGGCGTTGGAGGAGTTTAGAAGTGTGGAGGAGGTGTTGGCAGGGAATGGAGAATTGAACTAG